One Amaranthus tricolor cultivar Red isolate AtriRed21 chromosome 10, ASM2621246v1, whole genome shotgun sequence genomic window carries:
- the LOC130825450 gene encoding uncharacterized protein LOC130825450, with protein MAEKNDKKTTKYTGKVKHIDQKGIGYIVPDMDIIANPSSLSSVPIQEGDRVEFNIKFNNDSDPQIEAIDVVPIKVQCTNCRKYGHSSQNCRRKISISRVKLFKCHHCGLFGHFARDCCQRSGKRYSSVEGSNSSSVVSVKRKEDVRKVEKVEDCFILEFNPNANGDDDQGNDITEATKKYVKEEEDCEVMRSIVCVKNVEDMKKVEEVEDCFILDFDPDEPSKLSNLSLCDNNSDDVSVLAEKGKVACRDYPHSRHLCVTHPFKTTTHEIHCKMCYCYVCEKPAPCEKWTEGDPCLRHCDATVGCPSSNRLNKQKKWLDYMKEKLQQ; from the exons ATGGCGGAAAAAAACGACAAGAAGACGACGAAATACACAGGGAAAGTGAAGCATATCGACCAAAAAGGCATAGGCTACATAGTTCCAGATATGGATATCATCGCAAACCCTTCTTCTCTCTCTTCTGTTCCCATTCAAGAAGGAGACCGTGTTGAATTCAATATCAAGTTTAACAATGATTCTGACCCTCAAATTGAAGCAATTGATGTCGTTCCAATTAAGGTTCAATGTACTAATTGCCGCAAATATGGTCATTCTTCTCAAAATTGCCGTCGGAAAATTTCAATTTCTAGGGTTAAGTTATTTAAATGTCATCACTGTGGATTATTTGGGCATTTTGCTAGGGACTGCTGCCAAAGAAGTGGGAAGAGATATTCTAGTGTAGAGGGCTCCAACTCGAGTTCTGTAGTTAGTGTGAAGAGGAAAGAAGATGTTAGGAAAGTCGAGAAGGTTGAAGATTGCTTTATTTTGGAGTTTAACCCTAATGCAAATGGcgatgatgatcaaggcaaCGATATCACGGAGGCGACGAAGAAGTACGTAAAGGAAGAGGAGGATTGTGAGGTAATGAGGTCCATTGTATGTGTGAAGAATGTGGAAGATATGAAGAAAGTTGAAGAAGTTGAGGATTGTTTTATTTTGGACTTTGATCCTGATGAACCTTCCAAGCTTTCTAACTTGTCTTTGTGTGATAATAATTCAGATGATGTGTCCGTTTTGGCAGAGAAAGGAAAG GTAGCTTGCAGGGATTACCCACATTCAAGGCACTTATGTGTAACACATCCTTTCAAGACAACAACTCATGAGATCCATTGCAAAATG TGTTATTGCTATGTTTGTGAAAAACCTGCCCCTTGTGAGAAATGGACTGAAGGAGATCCTTGTTTGAGGCATTGTGATGCTACTGTTGGTTGTCCAAGTTCAAATAGACTtaataaacaaaagaagtgGCTTGATTATATGAAGGAGAAATTACAACAATGA
- the LOC130825449 gene encoding uncharacterized protein LOC130825449: MIRVDPAFKVKSIVNFVKNKYGFVITYKRAWLAKNKAITKVFGDWDKSFEELPRYVQALMQSNPGTVVQWEVQPTMDPTKVMFQRMFWAFGPSIKGFPHCRPLISIDGTHLYGKYRGTLMIGMSIDANSQLFPLAFAVVEGESNDTWSWFLDCIRHYVTKRDGLCVISDRHKGVLHAMNRVGKGWEEPYAFHRFCKRHLASNVHKKFKNIAVKNLFGKASEQTKIRKYNFYMNRLKELNEDAYKYLVDGSIPERQWTLIHDGGHRYGVRTTNMSEAFNGVMKGARSLPITSLVRMTFYRVNEYFATRRDLGRSRLDSGHVYAKKPSDTIDKNAEKARFHDVRIYDTVRGIFEVTTGCGNRIAGKGGKSYMVDLTATSCTCQKPTIFKLPCSHVLAVCRARNISYDAFVDPSFRTTKYVSTYKKSFMPVPDMFTCDPWNGPTVVPDPSTKRAKGRPRSTRIRNEMDAPLKRPRNSCTFCGCSGHNKKTCPRRSTNDHGDAGPSSGG; encoded by the exons atgattagagttgatccagcgtttaaggtgaagtcaatcgttaattttgtaaaaaataaatacggatttgtaataacatataagagagcttggttggccaaaaataaggctataacaaaagtgtttggggattgggataagtccttTGAGGAGCTTCCACGGTACGTGCAGGcattaatgcaatctaatccaGGAACAGTGGTGCAATGGGAAGTCCAACCAACAATGGATCCTACCAAAGTGATGTTTCAGCGAATGTTCTGGGCTTTCGGACCATCCATTAAGGGTTTTCCCCACTGTCGTCCccttatttctatagatggtacacatttgtACGGAAAGTACAGAGGCACACTTATGATTGGTATGTCCatagatgcaaattctcagttgttcccacttgcctttgccgttgtggagggagagagcaacgacacatggagttggttcttggattgtataaggcattatgtcactaagagggacggcttatgtgttatatctgatcgtcacaagggagttttgcatgcaatgaacagagttggaaaaggttgggaagaACCATATGCATTCCATCGGTTTTGTAAACGTCATCTAGCTTCAAACGTGCATAAGAAGTTTAAAAACATAGCGGTTaagaacttatttggaaaagcttctgaacaaacaaagattcggaagtataatttttacatgaatcgccttaaagagCTTAATGAGGACGCGTACAAGTACTTAGTGGACGGTTCTATTCCCGAGcgccaatggactttgattcatgacggtgggcatcgatatggagtgagaactacaaacatgtctgaAGCGTTCAACGGCGTTATGAAAGGGGCCAGGTCactcccaatcacttcattAGTTAGGATGACATTCTACCGGGTAAACGAATACTTTGCCACAAggagggatttagggagaaGCAGATTAGATAGTGGACATGTGTATGCGAAGAAACCAAGTGatacgattgataagaatgctgaaaaagcacgctttcatgatgttaggatatatgacacagtgcgtgggatattcgaggtcaccactggttgtggcaataggatagcaggaaaaggtggaaaatcctacatggttgacctcacagcaacatcatgcacatgtcagaaaccaaccatcttcaagttaccgtgctcacatgttcttgcagtatgtcgagctcgtaacatatcgtacgatgcttttgtggacccttcatttcgcactacaaaatacgtatcgACATATAAGAAGTCTTTCATGCCCGTTCCAGACATGTTTACTTGCGATCCTTGGAATGGtcctacagttgttccagatccctcaacgaagcgtgcaaagggtcgtccgcgatcaactcgtatacggaacgaaatggatgcaccgtTGAAGCGTCCTCGTAACTCGTGTACCTTTTGTGGATgtagtggtcataataagaaaacatgccctcgaaggtcaacaaa cgatcatggcgatgccgggcccagtagcggaggttga